A DNA window from Hordeum vulgare subsp. vulgare chromosome 1H, MorexV3_pseudomolecules_assembly, whole genome shotgun sequence contains the following coding sequences:
- the LOC123407241 gene encoding GDSL esterase/lipase At1g28600-like encodes MGPFSLLLVALAVALLPVIGAGAGGHEARYSGVFSFGDSLTDTGNSLRLAATRAGPSSRPPYGETFFRRPTGRASDGRLVVDFIAEALGVPHPTPYLAGKSAEDFRRGVNFAVGGATALGPDFFESRGLEPFVPVSFTNQATWFKNVFQLLGSVHNRTRIMARSLFIVGEIGVNDYLVAFAGNTTVREARTFVPHIVGAVRSVVTEVIAAGARTVLVPGMIPLGCEPQLLALYDQSGGAAGDHDPESGCIRALNDLAELHNRALNGMLRELRRAHPGTAVLYADLYGAVAGLIASPRKYGFRGEPLAACCGGSGAYNFNMTAFCGAAGTAACADPSEYVSWDGVHFTEAANRHTACATLKANSPALLDSWTAEGRRRIGCA; translated from the exons CGCTCACCGACACCGGGAACTCGCTGCGCCTCGCGGCCACCCGCGCGGGGCCGTCCAGCCGGCCGCCCTACGGCGAGACCTTCTTCCGGCGCCCCACTGGCCGGGCCTCCGACGGCCGGCTCGTCGTCGACTTCATCG CTGAGGCGCTGGGGGTACCGCACCCGACGCCGTACCTCGCCGGCAAGAGCGCGGAGGATTTCCGGCGCGGCGTGAACTTCGCCGTCGGTGGAGCGACGGCGCTCGGCCCGGATTTCTTCGAGAGCAGAGGGCTTGAGCCGTTTGTGCCCGTCTCTTTCACAAACCAAGCCACCTGGTTCAAGAACGTCTTCCAGCTTCTTGGCTCAGTTCACA ACCGTACAAGGATCATGGCGAGGTCGCTCTTCATCGTCGGCGAGATTGGAGTAAACGATTACCTCGTCGCCTTCGCCGGGAACACCACCGTCCGGGAGGCGCGGACCTTCGTGCCGCACATCGTCGGCGCCGTCCGATCAGTCGTGACC GAGGTGATCGCCGCCGGAGCGAGGACCGTGCTGGTTCCGGGGATGATACCGCTCGGCTGCGAGCCACAGCTGCTGGCCCTCTACGACCAGAGCGGGGGCGCCGCCGGCGACCACGACCCGGAGTCCGGCTGCATCAGGGCGCTCAACGACCTCGCCGAGCTGCACAACCGCGCGCTGAACGGCATGCTCCGGGAGCTTCGGCGAGCGCACCCGGGGACGGCCGTCCTCTACGCCGACCTCTATGGCGCCGTCGCCGGCCTCATCGCGTCGCCCCGGAAATACG GGTTTAGGGGCGAGCCGCTGGCGGCGTGCTGCGGCGGGAGCGGCGCGTACAACTTCAACATGACGGCGTTCTGCGGCGCGGCCGGGACGGCGGCGTGCGCCGACCCGTCCGAGTACGTGTCCTGGGACGGGGTGCACTTCACGGAGGCCGCCAATAGGCACACGGCCTGCGCCACGCTCAAGGCCAACTCGCCTGCTCTGCTCGACTCGTGGACGGCGGAGGGGAGACGAAGGATTGGGTGCGCCTAA